In one window of Actinomycetota bacterium DNA:
- a CDS encoding Uma2 family endonuclease, with protein sequence MVTTEQVHGPRLQAAPVLAAEILSSTSHERDLVTKSAEYAAAGLAWYWIVDPDEPAVLVLRNVEGLFQRHARASGDDPLRVDQPFPVALRPADLAI encoded by the coding sequence GTGGTGACCACGGAACAGGTTCACGGCCCGCGGCTCCAGGCGGCACCGGTGCTCGCCGCCGAGATCCTCTCCTCCACGTCACACGAGCGCGACCTCGTCACGAAGTCGGCCGAGTACGCCGCCGCCGGCCTCGCCTGGTACTGGATCGTCGATCCCGACGAACCGGCCGTGCTCGTGCTGCGCAACGTCGAGGGCTTGTTCCAACGCCACGCGCGAGCGTCCGGAGATGATCCGTTGCGGGTCGATCAGCCGTTCCCGGTCGCGCTGCGCCCCGCCGACCTCGCCATCTGA